The following nucleotide sequence is from Sphaeramia orbicularis chromosome 24, fSphaOr1.1, whole genome shotgun sequence.
tgagagtttaatttcagagctgatatctatccattttccatggtttacttgataataactaaaatcacttcagttattacatcaatatctatggcattatactgccaaaaacagtgcttttagacaatccatgttttcttttctgtctgttttagtcacatgatacacacaggagttagtacttgattgcataaccattgtttaaccattgacttttgatggtctaataattttgtccgAGACTGTATCTATCTTTTCTACTCATTTGCTTTTTGCCCTCGGCGTGGGGAATTGCCAtcagtttgttgtttgtctgtccgtccatccgtatgtgcaaaaactttggcatgaaCTGAAGgcagagggttttcaagtgcggacATGTTATggtcttattttgcttttatttatttatttatttgtagtgatacagttaacaagacatagtggacagaaaaaaaacaacaaataaccaaaagaaaaatcaagcaaatgaacaaacaaagaaCAACATTCTGTCTTACTGAATTCAATGGAGAAACCATCCTGACCTCCTATTTTCCAGAGCAGCCATGAGGGACCGACTGAGCCACCTGCAGGAAATGTCCAATGGGTCCGTGGAACCGATGGAATATGCCGAGTCCACAGTGTCCGACACGTTCAGTAATGTGGACCTGGAAGAGGAGCTGCCCCATGAGGCCATCGTGTTCGACAACAGCCCCGTTCTGGCCGAGGTCTTCTCCCAGTCACAGGAGATCCACAGAGAGGTCCAGCTCATCCGCCTGGAGGTGAAGAGGCTTCGTGAGCAGAACTCCCGCATGCTCCAGGGCACTACCACCATGAGCACTATCAAAAGGGACTCCAATGCCATCGGTGCTGACATCAAGTCCAGGGCTGAGGGTGTGTTGTCTCGCCTGAAGGACATGGACGGCACCGCTCATAAGCTAGAAGAAGTCCACGGCTCTAATTCTGCCATCACACGGATCGCCAGAACCCAGTACGCTTGCCTCAGCAATGGTTTCCGCGATGCCATGTTTGACTATAATGAAGCTGAGATGAGCCACCGGGAAAACTGTAAAGCCCAGATCCAGAGGCAGATGGAGATAGTAGGGCGTGAGGTGAcgggggaggaggtggaggagatgaTCGAAACGGGTCAGTGGAACACCTTCGCTGACAACATTACGACTGAGGGGAAAACGGCGCGATCGGCTTTGACCCAGATCGAGAAGCGGCATCAGGAGTTGCTGGACCTGGAGAACCGGATCAAAGGCATCCATGAGATCTTCCTGGACATTGCCCTGCTGGTGGAGGAGCAGGGGCCCATGCTGACCTCCATCCAAACCAACGTACAGAAAACTGACGAACACTTGCAGGACGCCCTCGTCAAACTGGGCAAGGCCAAGCGTCACGACAAGAACAACCCTTTTAAGAAGATGTTCTGCAGCTGCTTCCCCTGCTACAACTAAAGAACGCATTAATTAAACTATCGCAAAGCATGAAAGTGGACAATCCTCAGCACAGAGAACCTTTTTAGTATGTcattgtatgtggtttttaatgtGACAAAGCATCTGTAAGCACAACCTGATGAGTCAGAAACAGGCATCTCGTATCAAATTTTAGTCCCCCATGAATGATGTGTACTgtagtttttggattttttttttcttttatccagTTGAGTTTTTACATCAGAGGGGATTTATGGAATAAACAGTGTGGTTACTGACAGAAGCATTAAACTGCAGACAGTTCTATGAAAGACGAGACACATATTTATCCTTCTAATGAGAGTAAACTGTCCTGGTAGGTATCGAAATAATACATGGTGCAATATGGAAATTTAACCATCCATTAAgttatttttcagtgtttaattCTAAGTCATTCTGGTAAAATAAAACACTGTCGGAGATGTCACTAAGATGAGGCTGTACAGTGTAATTCTTAGGGataaaactgtaaatgtttcCTTGATGATGTTCACCGTGCCTTTGTTTTAATCATAATATTACACATGGATTATGTAGCTGATGTGTATTTTATGAGTGCATTGGATTGATAATGGCATGTTTTTGTCTTGCCTGCTGTGGTGTCATGTATATTACATAAAACAACCTAATTAAAATACAGCATGATTGTTGGTTTTTTGACACTGAATTTGAAATATACACATTAATGTGTAGAAGTAAAGAttttagatgtaaaaaaaaaacccaaaacaaaacaaaaaaacagttaggAAAAAGAGCATTTTAGCACttgtaggtatgtgtttgagtaaaattattgtttttgtttataatAGAAACCACTCAAAATCCTTCAAAATGATAAAATCAAATATATCATCATTTAGAGCACTGATTTCCCATGATGAATAATGCAAATAAGaccatatgtatttatttttaactcttaaagacatAGAACTAGTTTTGTGTTGCATTCCAAACTTTTAAACCTTTAAAAGATAAAAGTTTGGATTACATGAATAACCTAATTAAAATACAGCATGGGTGTTGGTTTATTGACACTGAATCAGAAATGTACACATTAATGTGTACAAGTAAAgattttagatggaaaaaaaagttgGAGAAAAGAGCCTTTTAGCACTTATAggaatgtgtttgagtaaaattatTGTTTTTGTGTATTATAGAAACCATTCAAAATCCTTTGAAATgacaaaattaaattatacatcATCATTTAGAGCATTAatttggtcaaaaaaaaaaaaaaaaatttcccatgATGAATAATGCAAATATTGtattaatttttaacccttaaagatatAGAGCTAGTTTTGTGTTGCATTCCAAACTTTTAACCTTTTAAGCCTTTAAAAGATTAAAGAAAAGCTTGGAATGATCATTTATTCAAATGAACAGGAAAATAGATATGTTAGAAGCTTTCAAAGGAAACAAGTTTAACTAAAATTGTTGAAATGTAATTCTTAAAGACTTAGAACTAgttttgtggtgatttccaaatgcatttttctctacatctaacctttcttaagtgacttatcactgATAACttttagtattatcctctgtagtttgtattttttcagtgaaaatcacatattttcttatatttactgattgtgtaggtATTCATAAGTAGCTTAGAGTAAATTTAGAGGttattgtcaaaatgtatttttttacatataaaatatatccaaacacagaaaatggaagaaaaagtgacattttttcagcaaaatatgtcattaactgaacataaaacaagtgtctacatccactatcatttatcaaactacataggttttactggtgaatcaatgttgtagaagatgatggtgttttcatgttcactatggagcctttgaacgtccaaacagTCCATATAtagtagtatataataataatagtccagATGACattgaaaaactgagaaactgcattttacctgtattatttacatgtattgatagaattagaggtccaacacttattaaacattttaggtcagtcgATGGTGTgtaggtctttgaggattaacccatgaagacataaacatccatcaccgaccaaaaccatctactgatctaaaatgttcaatccctgttgatccactaattctatcaatacatggaaatatttggtgtaaaatgcagtttgtcatcttttcatggtcatcagatatgacccatttggacatttagaggcttcatagtgaatgtggaaacaccatcatcttctacaacattgaatcaccaagaaaacc
It contains:
- the stx11b.1 gene encoding syntaxin-11b.1; the encoded protein is MRDRLSHLQEMSNGSVEPMEYAESTVSDTFSNVDLEEELPHEAIVFDNSPVLAEVFSQSQEIHREVQLIRLEVKRLREQNSRMLQGTTTMSTIKRDSNAIGADIKSRAEGVLSRLKDMDGTAHKLEEVHGSNSAITRIARTQYACLSNGFRDAMFDYNEAEMSHRENCKAQIQRQMEIVGREVTGEEVEEMIETGQWNTFADNITTEGKTARSALTQIEKRHQELLDLENRIKGIHEIFLDIALLVEEQGPMLTSIQTNVQKTDEHLQDALVKLGKAKRHDKNNPFKKMFCSCFPCYN